DNA from Acidimicrobiia bacterium:
CCGTCGACACCGCCGGACTACCTCGGCGCGGTCGTCGCCTGGGTCGACGCGCGGCTCACCGATCCGTAGACGCGGGTCCCTCGGTAAAAAGAGGGACAACTGATCGTGCCGGGGGTCATGCCGCCTGACCCTGTTGACGGCGAGCGCGAGCATCAAGTGCTCGAAGCGACCCCGCGCACCCGGACAGGGCGAGCGTCCCGCCGTTTCTACGGCCAGCGCCTGGACCAGGTGCCGGACGGGCCAGCGGAGTACGCGGTCGGTGGCCGTGTCTATCGGGCACAGATCGACCTGGGCGAGATCGTCCTCGCGGACGGGCGCCGCTTCACGTCGCCGTCGAGTGCGGGACGCGCCGCGCACGGGACCGCGATCAACGGCTGGAAGGCATGGACCCGCGATGGTCGGACGCTCGCGGACTTCGTCAAAGAGTAGTTCCTCGACGCCGCTAACGCCGGCGCGCCATGTACTTCTTGTAGTTCTCGGCGGCTTGGGCGAGCTCGGGGCGCGCGTCGAGGACGGGCTGCATCTTCTTCCACGCCTCCTCGCGCTTGTACGGGATGAACTCGGTCGGGAAGTAGCCCTCGTGCGGGCGGTAGTCCTTGAGCACGCGGCGCGCGACCGTCGCCTTGTGCACCTCGTCCACACCGTCCGCGATGCCCATCGTCGGCGCGGCCGCGTACATCGCCTGGATTGGCGTCAGGTCCGTCGTGCCGAGCGAGCCGAGGATGTGCAGCGCGTTGTACGACACCTCGCGCAGCACCTTCGCCATCGTGAACTTCACCGCGGCGATGTCAGTCCGTGCCTCCTGCGTGGACGTCTGGTCGATCTTCCACGCGGTCTCGAGCACGAACAGGCGCAGCATCCGGATCGCGGCGTACGACTCGGCGATCTTCTCCTGCACCATCTGGTGCTCGCCGATGATCTTGCCGTGCGACTCGCGGCTCAGCGCGCGCTCGCACATCATGTCGAACGCCAGCTTGCACTGCGCGATGGTCCGCATCGCGTGGTGGATGCGCCCACCGCCGAGCCGCCGCTGCGCGAGCACCTTCGCCCCGTCTTCCGGGCCGAGGAGATGGTCGAGGGG
Protein-coding regions in this window:
- a CDS encoding acyl-CoA dehydrogenase family protein, with the protein product PLDHLLGPEDGAKVLAQRRLGGGRIHHAMRTIAQCKLAFDMMCERALSRESHGKIIGEHQMVQEKIAESYAAIRMLRLFVLETAWKIDQTSTQEARTDIAAVKFTMAKVLREVSYNALHILGSLGTTDLTPIQAMYAAAPTMGIADGVDEVHKATVARRVLKDYRPHEGYFPTEFIPYKREEAWKKMQPVLDARPELAQAAENYKKYMARRR
- a CDS encoding DUF4357 domain-containing protein, with amino-acid sequence MPGVMPPDPVDGEREHQVLEATPRTRTGRASRRFYGQRLDQVPDGPAEYAVGGRVYRAQIDLGEIVLADGRRFTSPSSAGRAAHGTAINGWKAWTRDGRTLADFVKE